The proteins below are encoded in one region of Neoasaia chiangmaiensis:
- a CDS encoding DUF3126 family protein, whose amino-acid sequence MANISASEVTRLQKTLRRLLGSPNLTVNPPPRPGLSVELAVNDEVIGTVHRDEDEGEVSYAINIIVLEEDLPAA is encoded by the coding sequence ATGGCCAATATCTCCGCCTCCGAAGTCACGCGTCTGCAAAAGACGCTGCGTCGTCTGCTCGGCTCGCCGAACCTGACGGTCAATCCGCCGCCGCGCCCCGGCCTGTCGGTGGAACTGGCGGTCAACGATGAGGTGATCGGCACGGTGCATCGCGACGAGGATGAGGGCGAGGTGTCCTACGCCATCAACATCATCGTTCTGGAAGAGGACCTGCCCGCGGCCTGA
- a CDS encoding SH3 domain-containing protein encodes MKNNRCGLGLWLAVLSPLCVSAAVAQTAPHHHKHHHIAAHDGATAHAQTGARKTHGAHAVPHGANPQAAETHAAHRHGRHHEATVASRTPAHHAPHRAKSHAVAAGAAAGAAAGVATGAAGSAPGEVPAGPPPAPDAPPQDKGTNTGLPLPRFAAMRADKVYLRKGPGQRYPIEWVYHRRGLPVEVEREFDVWRLIEDSDGTKGWVHQATLVGQRTFVIPGLPPEGHPLAAGEASEKSGDVIGRADARVVGHVATEQEARAQHGDVMLYSQSDEGSSVVAVLQPGTVGNIKTCPQGSGWCRVVVKGYSGWLPKRLFWGLLPGEVIQPS; translated from the coding sequence ATGAAGAACAACCGTTGCGGTCTCGGATTATGGTTGGCGGTCCTGTCGCCACTCTGTGTTTCAGCCGCTGTCGCGCAGACCGCGCCGCATCACCACAAGCATCATCACATTGCCGCGCATGATGGCGCGACCGCGCACGCGCAGACAGGCGCGCGCAAGACGCATGGGGCCCATGCCGTGCCGCATGGGGCGAATCCGCAGGCGGCGGAAACGCATGCCGCGCATCGTCATGGTCGGCATCACGAGGCCACGGTCGCGTCGCGCACGCCTGCCCACCATGCGCCGCATCGCGCGAAGTCGCATGCCGTCGCGGCGGGGGCGGCCGCGGGTGCCGCGGCGGGCGTGGCAACCGGAGCGGCGGGCAGCGCGCCGGGCGAGGTGCCTGCCGGGCCGCCGCCTGCGCCCGATGCGCCCCCGCAGGACAAGGGCACCAATACGGGCCTGCCGCTGCCGCGTTTCGCGGCGATGCGCGCCGACAAGGTTTATCTGCGCAAGGGGCCGGGACAGCGCTATCCGATCGAGTGGGTCTATCATCGTCGCGGTCTGCCGGTCGAAGTGGAGCGTGAGTTCGATGTCTGGCGCCTGATCGAGGATTCGGACGGCACCAAGGGCTGGGTGCATCAGGCGACGCTGGTCGGCCAGCGTACGTTCGTCATTCCCGGTCTGCCGCCGGAGGGTCATCCGCTGGCGGCCGGTGAGGCATCCGAGAAATCCGGCGATGTCATCGGGCGTGCCGATGCCCGCGTGGTGGGGCATGTCGCGACCGAGCAGGAAGCCCGGGCGCAGCACGGTGATGTGATGCTCTACAGCCAGTCGGACGAGGGCAGCAGTGTTGTAGCGGTGCTTCAGCCGGGTACGGTCGGCAATATCAAGACCTGTCCGCAAGGTTCGGGATGGTGTCGTGTGGTGGTGAAGGGCTATAGCGGTTGGTTGCCGAAGCGGTTGTTCTGGGGACTGTTGCCGGGCGAGGTGATTCAGCCTTCCTGA
- a CDS encoding HesA/MoeB/ThiF family protein, which produces MTIELPDLSFTTDELRRYSRNILLPPVGAVGQARLREGSVLLIGAGGLGSPVALYLAAAGVGRIGIVDDDRVDLSNLQRQILFDGSTLGERKAVAARSRLSALNDGIAVDIHDCRVDARNLDELVVGYDLVCDGSDNFATRQAVSDACVRHGRTLVSGAVSQFEGQLSTFRPQHGGPCYRCLYPDAAEGDAPTCGQAGILGAVTGVIGTMAATEVLKEVLGIGRSLQGRVLCWDALETRFREFALERDPHCPGCGDGRQA; this is translated from the coding sequence ATGACCATCGAACTACCCGATCTCTCGTTCACCACCGATGAACTGCGCCGGTATTCCCGCAATATCCTGCTGCCGCCCGTCGGGGCGGTCGGGCAGGCGCGCCTGCGGGAGGGCAGCGTACTGCTGATCGGCGCGGGCGGCCTCGGTTCCCCCGTGGCGCTTTATCTGGCGGCAGCAGGCGTGGGGCGGATCGGTATTGTCGATGACGATCGTGTTGATCTGAGCAATCTTCAACGTCAGATTCTGTTCGATGGTTCCACATTGGGCGAACGAAAGGCCGTCGCCGCGCGGTCGCGTCTTTCCGCGCTGAATGACGGGATTGCGGTCGATATCCATGACTGTCGCGTCGATGCGCGCAATCTCGACGAGCTTGTCGTGGGATATGATCTGGTCTGCGACGGGTCGGATAATTTCGCGACGCGACAGGCGGTGTCCGATGCCTGTGTTCGGCACGGGCGCACGCTCGTCTCCGGCGCGGTCTCGCAGTTCGAGGGGCAGCTTTCGACGTTCCGGCCGCAGCATGGCGGGCCCTGCTATCGCTGTCTGTATCCCGATGCCGCCGAAGGCGACGCGCCGACCTGCGGGCAGGCGGGTATCCTCGGTGCGGTGACGGGCGTGATCGGCACGATGGCGGCGACGGAGGTTTTGAAGGAGGTCCTGGGGATCGGGCGTTCGCTTCAGGGGCGCGTGCTGTGCTGGGATGCGCTTGAAACGCGTTTCCGGGAATTCGCGCTGGAGCGGGATCCGCATTGTCCCGGTTGTGGCGACGGGCGGCAAGCGTGA
- a CDS encoding lysylphosphatidylglycerol synthase domain-containing protein produces the protein MKKLTFLLSLLGIAVLTAITAWLGVGPVLGAMQRIGFGGFAALLVGQVVIDVGLGLAWLLPCPDLGLLRTVSARAVRDAAGNCLPFSQLGGIVLGIRATCAEPDTTHHRRAVQWPEAVAANLVDITTEVLGQIVFVLLALLCLVGHQGGGRFIWPVLGGMALLSLGIAGFIWTQHRGGAAVHRVVQFFGQHIAAGWRDSLVDNMDAFQAHLDDIWQRPGRVALGATMHLLCWLGSAALSWFAFRMLGADLSFAGAIAIEGVVCGIMSAGFLVPAALGVQEAAYVALGMIFGVDAKVALGLSLLRRGRDIALGIPVLLLWQMFEMRRLGHRNRQNYEGAPQGFDEPRSRRAS, from the coding sequence TTGAAGAAACTGACTTTCCTCCTCTCGCTTCTCGGCATTGCCGTCCTGACCGCCATCACAGCCTGGCTCGGTGTCGGCCCGGTTCTGGGCGCGATGCAACGCATCGGCTTCGGCGGTTTCGCGGCCCTGCTGGTCGGCCAGGTGGTCATCGACGTCGGCCTGGGCCTCGCATGGCTGCTGCCCTGCCCCGATCTGGGCCTGCTGCGCACCGTGAGCGCGCGCGCCGTACGCGACGCTGCGGGCAACTGCCTGCCATTCTCGCAACTGGGCGGCATCGTGCTGGGCATCCGCGCGACCTGCGCGGAACCCGACACCACGCACCACCGCCGCGCCGTGCAATGGCCGGAAGCCGTGGCCGCCAATCTCGTCGACATCACGACCGAGGTGCTGGGCCAGATCGTGTTCGTCCTGCTCGCCTTGCTGTGCCTCGTTGGGCATCAGGGCGGGGGGCGCTTCATCTGGCCGGTGCTCGGCGGGATGGCGCTGCTCTCGCTCGGCATCGCCGGATTCATCTGGACGCAACATCGCGGCGGCGCCGCCGTGCATCGCGTCGTTCAGTTCTTCGGGCAGCATATCGCCGCCGGCTGGCGCGACTCGCTGGTGGACAACATGGACGCGTTCCAGGCCCATCTCGACGATATCTGGCAGCGCCCCGGCCGCGTCGCGCTCGGCGCGACCATGCATCTCCTCTGCTGGCTCGGCAGCGCCGCCTTGAGCTGGTTCGCATTCCGCATGCTCGGCGCCGACCTGTCCTTCGCTGGCGCCATTGCGATCGAAGGCGTCGTCTGTGGCATCATGTCCGCCGGCTTCCTGGTCCCGGCCGCCCTCGGCGTGCAGGAAGCCGCCTATGTCGCACTGGGCATGATCTTCGGCGTGGACGCCAAGGTGGCGCTCGGCCTCTCGCTGCTGCGCCGTGGTCGTGACATCGCACTGGGCATTCCCGTCCTGCTGCTGTGGCAGATGTTCGAGATGCGCCGCCTGGGCCACCGCAACCGCCAGAATTACGAGGGCGCACCGCAGGGCTTCGACGAACCTCGTTCGCGTCGCGCCTCATGA
- a CDS encoding prephenate dehydrogenase/arogenate dehydrogenase family protein has protein sequence MKPLVETLCVIGPGLIGSSILRRARLEPSIARHLIAVDRDAHVCDRARALNLADEITQDATAAVANADLVVLCVPVGVIPVVAAAIIPHMKAGAILTDVGSTRGSVVEGITPYLRPDIAYVPAHPMAGTEHSGPDAGFATLFENRWCLFTPAMNASPEAIATMEAFWQAMGARLRHMDVAHHDKICAIVSHLPHLLAFTICNTADTLADELRAEVLDFAASGFRDFTRIAASDPIMWRDIFLHNREALLEMLDRFSQDAQAMADAIRQDDEATIVRTIERGRRIRRNLIENKQA, from the coding sequence ATGAAGCCGCTCGTCGAGACACTCTGCGTCATCGGGCCGGGCCTCATCGGCTCCTCCATCCTGCGCCGCGCCCGCCTGGAGCCCTCGATCGCGCGCCACCTGATCGCCGTGGATCGCGATGCCCATGTCTGCGATCGCGCCCGCGCCCTCAACCTTGCCGATGAGATCACGCAGGACGCAACCGCCGCCGTCGCAAATGCGGACCTCGTCGTGCTCTGCGTGCCGGTCGGCGTCATCCCGGTCGTCGCCGCGGCAATCATCCCGCATATGAAGGCCGGCGCCATCCTCACCGATGTCGGCTCGACACGCGGCAGTGTTGTCGAAGGCATCACGCCTTATCTGCGGCCGGACATCGCCTACGTGCCGGCCCATCCCATGGCGGGCACGGAGCATTCCGGACCCGATGCCGGCTTCGCCACCCTTTTCGAGAACCGCTGGTGCCTGTTCACACCCGCGATGAATGCCTCACCGGAGGCGATCGCGACGATGGAGGCTTTCTGGCAGGCCATGGGCGCGCGCCTGCGCCACATGGACGTCGCACATCACGACAAGATCTGCGCCATCGTCAGCCATCTGCCGCATCTGCTGGCCTTCACCATCTGCAACACCGCCGACACGCTGGCGGACGAACTGCGCGCGGAAGTGCTGGACTTCGCCGCGTCAGGCTTCCGCGATTTCACGCGTATCGCGGCGTCGGACCCGATCATGTGGCGCGATATCTTCCTGCATAACCGCGAGGCCCTGCTGGAAATGCTCGACCGTTTCTCGCAGGACGCCCAGGCCATGGCCGACGCGATCCGCCAGGACGACGAGGCCACCATCGTGCGCACCATCGAGCGCGGCCGCCGCATCCGTCGCAATCTCATCGAGAACAAACAGGCCTGA
- a CDS encoding DUF2939 domain-containing protein, translating into MRRLARLQLLPAHGIAFASRAMPQTIAARPHHWFGAFFLAVICAYALSPFMALWSIDGALKSHDANTLATHIDWSALTDSLKQQTISAINGPAAAADDLPDFGSSFATSAVSHAIDTRLTTDSLLTMATQMMPAGQQPASWRDLWSKFSARFVGLTGFEARLASRPGQAPTTVHMKFEHWHWKVTRLELPAGA; encoded by the coding sequence ATGAGACGCCTCGCCCGACTGCAATTACTGCCCGCGCACGGAATCGCCTTCGCCAGCCGTGCCATGCCGCAAACAATCGCCGCCCGCCCGCATCACTGGTTCGGTGCCTTTTTCCTGGCCGTCATCTGCGCCTACGCGCTCTCGCCGTTCATGGCCCTGTGGTCGATCGACGGCGCGCTGAAATCGCACGACGCGAACACGCTCGCCACGCATATCGACTGGAGCGCCCTGACCGACAGCCTGAAGCAACAGACGATCAGCGCGATCAACGGTCCGGCAGCGGCCGCCGACGATCTGCCGGATTTCGGCTCGTCCTTCGCCACCAGCGCAGTCTCCCACGCCATCGATACGCGCCTGACGACCGATTCCCTGCTCACGATGGCAACGCAGATGATGCCCGCCGGTCAGCAGCCTGCATCCTGGCGCGACCTGTGGTCGAAATTCTCGGCACGTTTCGTCGGGCTGACAGGCTTCGAGGCCCGGCTCGCCAGCCGACCGGGCCAGGCGCCCACCACCGTGCACATGAAGTTCGAGCACTGGCACTGGAAGGTCACGCGCCTGGAATTGCCGGCAGGGGCCTGA
- the hpnC gene encoding squalene synthase HpnC produces the protein MNVVTKLPVASVWGQADVTSDKGAGDENFPVGTVLIGRRYRAPIHAYYNFARVIDDMVDNTRLTPDAKIVRLRAMGEVIRGEREAPMRADAQTAVTLRQVLLQTGVPLETATDLIKAFCQDAVKSRYDSWEELLDYCRYSANPVGHFLLKLHGEDDDTLPPSDALCSALQVLNHLQDASKDLRTLDRCYLPRPWLAEEGVTIDDLRLARSKPGLRRVFDRLLDRTDELNAEARRLPNLIRNRRMRIYAAVIVELSHRLAARLRREDPVAGRVRLRADDGIRALAWSARFVI, from the coding sequence GTGAATGTCGTGACGAAGTTGCCGGTCGCATCCGTCTGGGGGCAGGCGGATGTCACGTCTGACAAGGGGGCGGGCGACGAGAATTTCCCCGTCGGGACGGTTTTGATCGGGCGGCGTTATCGCGCGCCGATCCATGCCTATTACAATTTCGCGCGGGTGATCGACGACATGGTCGACAACACGCGGCTGACGCCGGATGCGAAGATCGTGCGGCTGCGCGCCATGGGCGAGGTGATCCGTGGCGAGCGCGAGGCGCCGATGCGCGCCGATGCGCAGACCGCCGTCACGCTGCGTCAGGTGCTGTTGCAGACCGGCGTGCCGCTGGAGACGGCGACGGATCTGATCAAGGCATTCTGTCAGGATGCGGTGAAGAGCCGTTACGATTCCTGGGAGGAACTGCTGGATTACTGTCGCTATTCAGCCAATCCGGTGGGACATTTCCTGCTGAAGCTGCACGGCGAGGACGATGACACGCTGCCGCCATCCGATGCGTTGTGCAGCGCCCTGCAGGTGCTGAACCACCTTCAGGATGCGTCGAAAGATCTGAGAACGCTGGACCGATGCTACCTGCCGCGACCGTGGCTGGCGGAGGAAGGCGTGACGATCGACGATCTGCGGCTGGCACGCAGCAAGCCGGGGCTGCGACGCGTGTTCGACCGGCTGCTCGACAGGACGGACGAACTCAATGCCGAGGCGCGACGTCTGCCTAACCTGATCCGCAATCGGCGGATGCGGATCTACGCGGCGGTAATCGTCGAGCTGTCGCACCGTCTGGCGGCGCGCCTGCGGCGCGAGGATCCGGTGGCCGGGCGGGTCAGGCTACGCGCGGACGATGGTATTCGTGCGCTGGCCTGGAGCGCACGCTTCGTGATCTGA
- a CDS encoding pyridoxine 5'-phosphate synthase codes for MIRLGVNIDHIATVRNARGGRHPDPVAGALLAAAHGADGITAHLREDRRHIRDEDMQRLRHDLPVPLNFEMAATEEMVALACALRPHACCIVPERRQEVTTEGGLDVIGQSDDLTRKIERLRQAGIRVSLFIDPDPVQVEAAARVGAQVVELHTGAYAHRPDAAELKRLQIAGHAALAEKLELHAGHGLTYENVGAVAAIGGMAELNIGHFLIGEAIMVGLPHAIARMKAAIAAGTV; via the coding sequence ATGATCCGTCTGGGCGTGAATATCGACCATATCGCCACGGTGCGTAATGCGCGGGGCGGTCGCCATCCGGACCCGGTGGCTGGTGCCTTGCTGGCGGCGGCGCATGGTGCGGACGGAATCACGGCGCATCTGCGTGAGGATCGGCGGCATATCCGCGACGAGGACATGCAGCGTCTGCGGCACGATCTGCCGGTGCCACTGAATTTCGAGATGGCGGCAACGGAGGAGATGGTCGCGCTGGCCTGTGCGTTACGACCGCATGCCTGCTGCATCGTGCCGGAGCGCCGTCAGGAAGTGACGACCGAAGGCGGGCTGGATGTGATCGGGCAATCCGATGATCTGACGCGGAAAATCGAACGGCTTCGGCAGGCGGGCATTCGCGTTTCGTTGTTCATCGATCCTGATCCGGTGCAGGTCGAGGCGGCGGCGCGGGTAGGGGCGCAGGTTGTGGAACTGCATACGGGGGCCTACGCCCACCGGCCGGATGCAGCGGAACTGAAGCGCCTGCAAATCGCCGGGCATGCCGCGCTGGCGGAGAAGCTGGAGCTCCATGCCGGGCATGGGCTGACCTATGAGAATGTGGGCGCGGTCGCGGCGATCGGCGGGATGGCTGAACTGAATATCGGCCATTTTCTGATCGGCGAGGCGATCATGGTGGGGCTGCCGCATGCGATCGCGCGCATGAAGGCGGCGATCGCGGCGGGCACGGTATAG
- the pyk gene encoding pyruvate kinase, with protein MTDSHRLTPAPLVRRTKIVATLGPASSTPDMIRTLAVAGADVFRLNFSHGSHEDHGARYAAIRDVEAELGRPLAVLADLQGPKLRVGTFVDGRVTLGKGDRFRLDLNDTPGDVHRVKLPHPEILSAAEPGSHLLLDDGKLRLRVLSRGEGSLETVVEVGGVLSDRKGVNVPDVILPIPALTEKDRRDFEFALSLGVEYIALSFVQRPEDVEEAREIANGAAWIMTKLEKPQAMERLEDIIRLSDALMVARGDLGVELPPEEVPVAQKRAVREARRQGKPVIVATQMLESMITSPTPTRAEVSDVSNAVFDGADAVMLSAESAAGQYPREAVEIMARVTARIERDPEWRTRLHALRPERDGSTGGAIAEAAWHVAQAVHASAVVTYTQTGQGALRIARERPDCPVLALTPDDDTARRLAVVWGVRAQSVGQEMPIFGVEGVVDQAVELAQYEGFARKGEKIVLMAGLPFGQRGSTNTLRVVDLP; from the coding sequence ATGACCGACTCGCACCGCCTGACCCCTGCGCCGCTTGTGCGCCGAACGAAGATTGTTGCCACTTTGGGTCCGGCATCGTCCACGCCGGACATGATTCGCACGCTCGCCGTGGCCGGAGCGGACGTTTTTCGTCTGAATTTTTCGCATGGCAGCCATGAGGATCATGGGGCCCGCTATGCCGCCATTCGTGATGTCGAGGCAGAACTGGGGCGCCCTCTGGCGGTGCTGGCCGATCTTCAGGGGCCGAAGCTGCGCGTCGGGACGTTTGTCGATGGCCGCGTGACGCTTGGCAAGGGCGACAGATTCCGTCTGGACCTCAACGATACGCCGGGTGACGTCCATCGGGTGAAATTGCCGCATCCCGAGATCCTGAGCGCCGCCGAGCCGGGCAGCCATCTGCTGCTCGATGACGGCAAGCTGCGCCTGCGTGTGCTGTCGCGCGGCGAGGGAAGCCTTGAGACGGTGGTCGAGGTCGGCGGTGTGTTGTCGGACCGCAAGGGCGTCAACGTGCCGGATGTGATCCTGCCGATTCCGGCGCTGACGGAGAAGGATCGACGGGATTTCGAATTCGCGCTGTCCCTGGGTGTCGAATACATTGCCCTGTCCTTCGTGCAGCGGCCGGAGGATGTGGAGGAGGCGCGCGAGATCGCCAATGGTGCGGCCTGGATCATGACCAAGCTGGAAAAGCCGCAGGCGATGGAAAGGCTGGAGGACATCATTCGCCTTTCAGATGCGTTGATGGTCGCGCGCGGCGATCTGGGTGTCGAACTGCCGCCGGAGGAAGTGCCGGTCGCGCAGAAGCGCGCCGTGCGCGAGGCGCGCCGCCAGGGGAAGCCTGTGATTGTCGCGACGCAGATGCTGGAGAGCATGATTACCAGCCCCACGCCGACCCGTGCGGAGGTTTCGGACGTTTCCAACGCGGTATTCGACGGGGCGGATGCGGTCATGCTGTCGGCGGAGAGTGCTGCCGGGCAATATCCGCGTGAGGCGGTGGAGATCATGGCGCGCGTGACGGCGCGCATCGAGCGCGATCCGGAATGGCGCACGCGCCTGCATGCGTTGCGGCCCGAGCGCGATGGCAGCACCGGTGGTGCGATCGCCGAAGCTGCATGGCATGTGGCGCAGGCGGTGCATGCTTCGGCTGTCGTCACCTACACGCAGACAGGCCAGGGTGCGTTGCGGATTGCGCGCGAGCGGCCGGATTGCCCCGTTCTGGCGCTGACGCCCGATGACGATACGGCGCGCCGTCTTGCCGTGGTCTGGGGTGTTCGGGCGCAGTCCGTCGGGCAGGAGATGCCGATTTTCGGCGTCGAGGGCGTGGTCGATCAGGCGGTCGAGCTGGCGCAATACGAAGGCTTCGCGCGCAAGGGCGAGAAGATCGTTCTGATGGCGGGCCTGCCATTCGGGCAACGGGGTTCCACGAACACGCTGCGCGTGGTGGATTTGCCGTAA
- the hpnA gene encoding hopanoid-associated sugar epimerase, whose protein sequence is MAEYTLVTGATGFVGSAVARVLQERGHRLRLMVRAGADRSNLAGLDAEIVNGDLTSPETFPAALKDCRYLFHVAADYRLWVPNPAAMMTANVEGTRRLMLAAQQAGCERIVYCSSVAALGLTKDGTPADETTPIEEHDVIGVYKRSKYRAEQEVLKLVREQGLPAVIVNPSTPVGPRDIKPTPTGQMIVDCASGRMPAYVDTGLNIVHVDDVAEGHALALERGTIGEKYILGGENYTLGELFALIGEIACVKPPRIRLRQSWLWPVAVGSEWLARGFGIEPRVTRETLAMSRKLMYFSSLKAQEHLGYAPRPAREAVADAIAWFRQHGRIDPV, encoded by the coding sequence ATGGCCGAATATACGCTCGTAACCGGCGCGACCGGCTTCGTCGGGTCTGCCGTCGCGCGCGTGCTGCAGGAGCGCGGACACCGTCTGAGGCTGATGGTGCGCGCGGGCGCCGACAGGTCCAATCTCGCCGGGCTGGATGCCGAGATCGTGAATGGCGATCTGACATCGCCGGAAACGTTCCCGGCCGCGCTGAAGGATTGCCGGTATCTTTTTCATGTCGCGGCGGACTACCGTCTATGGGTGCCCAACCCGGCGGCGATGATGACGGCCAATGTGGAAGGGACGCGGCGGCTGATGCTGGCGGCGCAGCAGGCCGGGTGCGAGCGCATCGTCTATTGTTCGTCCGTCGCGGCGCTGGGGCTGACCAAGGACGGCACGCCGGCGGACGAGACGACGCCGATCGAGGAACATGACGTGATCGGCGTCTACAAGCGCTCCAAGTATCGCGCCGAGCAGGAGGTGCTGAAGCTGGTGCGCGAACAGGGGCTGCCGGCGGTGATCGTCAACCCCTCCACGCCGGTGGGGCCGCGCGACATCAAGCCGACACCGACCGGGCAGATGATCGTCGATTGCGCCTCCGGCCGGATGCCGGCCTATGTGGATACGGGCCTCAACATCGTCCATGTCGACGATGTGGCGGAGGGGCATGCGCTGGCGCTGGAGCGCGGGACGATCGGCGAGAAATACATTCTCGGCGGCGAGAATTACACGCTGGGCGAACTCTTCGCGCTGATTGGCGAGATTGCCTGCGTCAAGCCGCCGCGCATCAGGCTCCGGCAGTCCTGGCTGTGGCCGGTGGCGGTCGGGTCCGAGTGGCTGGCGCGGGGCTTCGGCATCGAACCCCGGGTGACGCGTGAGACGCTGGCGATGTCGCGCAAGCTGATGTATTTCTCCTCCCTCAAGGCGCAGGAACATCTCGGTTACGCGCCGCGCCCGGCGCGCGAGGCGGTGGCCGATGCGATCGCCTGGTTCCGGCAGCATGGGCGGATCGATCCGGTATGA
- a CDS encoding glycosyltransferase, which translates to MIPTLAGASAFVAWLKLVFAHGRFWHGGPQLERRDVTDAALPEVVVIVPARDEAESIQECLTSLLRQDYGGPLSVVLVDDGSVDGTGDLARAVPDPDGRLTVIEGQARPEGWSGKLWAVHQGEMAALKRLRPDGFVLLTDADIVHAPAHIATLVAKAQEDRLDLVSEMVKLNCESAAERWLVPAFVYFFAMLYPFTQVNDPASRIAGAAGGTILLRRTALERVGGVEVLRGALIDDCTLAAHVKRAGGRLYLGHSTLAWSRRPYRGAADIWRMIARTAYVQLRYSPLNLLLTISAMGLVWFVPIFLTLFGRGRARWFGLGASALCAVSFVPTLRRFGLSFWRVLPLPLVAAFYTAATIGSAIDHHRGRGAQWKNRAYTEEVHAS; encoded by the coding sequence ATGATACCGACGCTGGCAGGTGCATCGGCCTTCGTGGCGTGGCTCAAGCTTGTCTTCGCCCACGGTCGGTTCTGGCATGGTGGACCGCAACTGGAACGGCGTGACGTGACGGACGCGGCGTTGCCGGAAGTCGTGGTGATCGTGCCGGCGCGTGATGAGGCGGAGTCGATCCAGGAGTGCCTGACCTCGCTGCTGCGGCAGGATTATGGCGGCCCGCTGTCGGTCGTTCTCGTCGATGACGGCAGCGTGGATGGCACTGGCGATCTGGCGCGTGCCGTGCCCGATCCTGACGGTCGCCTGACGGTCATCGAGGGGCAGGCGCGACCGGAGGGCTGGAGCGGCAAGCTCTGGGCCGTGCATCAGGGTGAAATGGCCGCGTTGAAGCGGCTTCGGCCGGATGGGTTCGTGCTGCTGACGGATGCCGATATCGTCCATGCGCCCGCGCATATCGCCACATTGGTGGCGAAGGCGCAGGAGGATCGGCTCGATCTCGTCTCCGAGATGGTCAAGCTGAACTGCGAGAGCGCGGCCGAGCGATGGCTGGTGCCGGCATTCGTCTATTTCTTCGCCATGCTCTACCCCTTCACGCAGGTGAACGACCCGGCCTCCCGCATCGCCGGGGCGGCGGGGGGCACGATCCTGCTGCGCCGGACGGCGCTGGAGCGCGTGGGGGGCGTCGAGGTGTTGCGCGGCGCGCTGATCGACGATTGCACGCTGGCGGCGCATGTCAAACGCGCCGGGGGACGGCTGTATCTGGGACATAGCACCCTGGCCTGGTCCCGGCGGCCCTATCGGGGTGCGGCGGACATCTGGCGCATGATCGCGCGCACGGCCTATGTGCAGCTTCGCTATTCGCCGCTCAATCTGCTGCTGACGATTTCTGCCATGGGGCTGGTCTGGTTCGTGCCGATCTTCCTGACGCTTTTCGGGCGCGGTCGGGCGCGGTGGTTCGGGTTGGGAGCGTCGGCGCTGTGCGCGGTCTCCTTCGTGCCGACGCTGCGCCGGTTCGGGCTGTCGTTCTGGCGTGTTCTGCCGTTGCCGCTGGTGGCGGCATTCTATACGGCTGCGACGATCGGCTCGGCCATCGACCATCATCGTGGTCGTGGCGCGCAGTGGAAGAACCGGGCCTATACCGAAGAGGTGCATGCATCGTGA